A section of the Gemmatimonadaceae bacterium genome encodes:
- a CDS encoding GNAT family N-acetyltransferase, with the protein MASLRTWRSEPVITGPELIQPGDVPALNTVFSDAFSERYRKDGLVGVRVPFLNPIIWRYAIEGAGAGAVLWRTHRGSIAAFNIAHRSGVEGWMGPLAVSPELQSRGVGRTVVEFGVDHLRTLGCRVIGLETMPRTMDNIGFYSQLGFVPGPLTITVTLDAAASDGSLLLLGRVSALERDDLVLECAALTGAIREGYDFTREIRITDALSIGETVLLRRAGRVTAYAICHSAPLVEGRSRDEVRVLKFVAQTAADAMLLLTHLTEYARRCGTRRVAIRVQGDASRLYAALIARGARVRWTDLRMTLADYAEPSQPADGVMLSNWEI; encoded by the coding sequence GTGGCAAGTCTGCGTACGTGGCGATCCGAGCCGGTGATCACCGGGCCGGAACTGATCCAGCCGGGCGATGTCCCGGCGCTCAACACCGTCTTCAGCGATGCGTTCTCGGAGCGCTACCGCAAGGACGGCCTGGTGGGCGTGCGCGTGCCGTTCCTGAATCCCATCATCTGGCGCTATGCCATCGAGGGGGCGGGCGCCGGGGCGGTGCTGTGGCGCACCCACCGTGGCTCGATCGCGGCGTTCAACATCGCGCACCGGAGCGGCGTGGAGGGGTGGATGGGACCGCTCGCGGTCTCGCCGGAGCTGCAGTCCCGCGGCGTGGGCCGGACGGTGGTGGAGTTCGGGGTGGACCACCTGCGTACCCTCGGGTGTCGCGTGATCGGCCTCGAGACGATGCCGCGCACGATGGACAACATCGGCTTCTACTCGCAGCTCGGGTTCGTGCCCGGGCCGCTGACCATCACGGTGACGCTGGATGCCGCGGCCAGCGACGGCTCGTTGCTGCTGCTGGGTCGGGTGTCGGCGCTCGAGCGTGATGACCTGGTGCTCGAGTGTGCCGCGCTGACGGGTGCCATCCGTGAGGGCTACGACTTCACGCGCGAGATCCGCATCACCGATGCGCTGTCGATCGGCGAGACGGTGCTGCTGCGGCGCGCCGGTCGCGTGACGGCGTACGCGATCTGCCACTCGGCGCCGCTGGTGGAGGGGCGATCGCGCGACGAGGTGCGGGTGCTGAAGTTCGTGGCGCAGACCGCGGCCGACGCGATGCTGCTGTTGACGCACCTGACCGAGTACGCCCGCCGCTGCGGCACGCGGCGGGTGGCGATCCGCGTGCAGGGTGACGCCTCGCGCCTGTACGCGGCGCTGATCGCGCGCGGTGCCCGCGTGCGCTGGACGGACCTGCGGATGACGCTGGCGGACTACGCCGAGCCGTCACAGCCGGCTGATGGCGTGATGCTGTCGAACTGGGAGATCTGA
- a CDS encoding 6-carboxytetrahydropterin synthase, with translation MPIVTATRRLRFNAAHRIHNPALSDAENTRLFGKCNNPNWHGHNYTLDVSVEGEVDGVTGYVMDLGLLRAVVEREVIDRMDHRNLNLEVEILRGINPTAENIVVACWHAIAPHVAPARLSRLRLWETENNYVEYSGR, from the coding sequence ATGCCGATCGTGACCGCCACGCGGCGGCTCCGCTTCAATGCGGCGCACCGCATCCACAATCCCGCGCTCTCCGATGCCGAGAACACCCGGCTGTTCGGCAAGTGCAACAACCCCAACTGGCACGGGCACAACTACACGCTCGACGTGTCTGTGGAAGGGGAGGTGGACGGCGTCACGGGGTATGTGATGGACCTTGGCCTGCTGCGTGCGGTGGTGGAGCGTGAGGTGATCGACCGGATGGACCACCGCAACCTGAACCTCGAAGTCGAGATCCTCCGCGGGATCAATCCCACGGCGGAAAACATCGTGGTGGCCTGCTGGCACGCGATCGCGCCGCACGTGGCGCCGGCGCGGCTGAGCCGGCTGCGACTCTGGGAGACGGAAAACAACTATGTCGAGTATTCAGGTCGTTAG
- the folE gene encoding GTP cyclohydrolase I FolE: MSSIQVVRPRDADEAFEDVRPALSGSALAEYEALVRRQLELLGEDAEREGLVKTPLRVAKAMAWLTRGYEMNASEVIGDAIFEENADGMVMVRDIDLYSMCEHHMLPFFGKAHIAYIPDGRVVGLSKLARVVEVFARRLQVQERMTEQIAQALAEVLRPKGVGVVIECAHMCMAMRGVEKQNSKTITSALIGNFRSDAKTREEFLRLAHAPR, encoded by the coding sequence ATGTCGAGTATTCAGGTCGTTAGGCCGCGCGACGCCGACGAGGCGTTCGAGGATGTCCGCCCCGCGCTCTCGGGCTCGGCGCTGGCCGAGTACGAGGCGCTGGTGCGCCGCCAGCTCGAGCTGCTCGGCGAGGACGCGGAGCGCGAGGGGCTGGTGAAGACGCCGCTGCGCGTCGCCAAGGCGATGGCGTGGCTCACCCGCGGCTACGAGATGAACGCCTCCGAGGTCATCGGCGACGCGATCTTCGAGGAGAACGCCGACGGCATGGTGATGGTCCGCGACATCGACCTGTACTCGATGTGCGAGCACCACATGCTGCCCTTCTTCGGCAAGGCGCACATCGCCTACATCCCCGACGGGCGCGTGGTGGGGCTGTCCAAGCTGGCGCGCGTGGTGGAGGTGTTCGCGCGGCGCCTGCAGGTGCAGGAGCGGATGACCGAGCAGATCGCCCAGGCGCTGGCGGAGGTGCTGCGGCCGAAGGGAGTGGGGGTGGTGATCGAGTGCGCGCACATGTGCATGGCGATGCGCGGCGTGGAGAAGCAGAACTCCAAGACCATCACCTCGGCGCTGATCGGCAACTTCCGCAGTGACGCCAAGACGCGCGAGGAGTTCCTGCGCCTGGCCCACGCGCCACGCTGA
- a CDS encoding SDR family NAD(P)-dependent oxidoreductase, with amino-acid sequence MTSRPLAVITGASRGIGAALARRCIDEGMQVALIARTAVPLREYARSLGAAAQAFPCDLTDASAVRAAAEAITTSFGVAPDALVNNAGLFQIAAVDTMSPADFAAVVQVNLVAPFLLTRALLPAMRARGRGTVVTLGSIADRTVFAGNGAYAASKYGLRALHEAMRQELRGSGVRATLVSPGPVDTSLWDPIDPDNQAGFTPRAAMLPATAVADAIWYALSRPADVNIDELRLSRS; translated from the coding sequence ATGACCTCCCGTCCACTCGCCGTCATCACCGGGGCCTCGCGCGGCATCGGTGCCGCCCTCGCCCGCCGCTGCATCGACGAAGGGATGCAGGTGGCCCTCATCGCGCGCACGGCGGTGCCGCTGCGCGAGTACGCGCGCAGCCTCGGTGCCGCGGCGCAGGCCTTCCCCTGCGACCTCACGGATGCCTCCGCCGTGCGCGCGGCGGCGGAGGCGATCACGACGTCGTTCGGTGTCGCCCCCGATGCCCTGGTGAACAACGCCGGCCTGTTCCAGATCGCGGCGGTGGACACCATGTCGCCGGCCGACTTCGCCGCCGTGGTGCAGGTGAACCTCGTCGCGCCGTTCCTGCTCACGCGGGCGCTGCTGCCCGCGATGCGTGCACGCGGCCGCGGCACGGTGGTGACGCTCGGCTCGATCGCGGACCGGACGGTGTTCGCCGGCAACGGCGCGTACGCGGCCAGCAAGTACGGCCTGCGGGCGCTGCACGAGGCGATGCGGCAGGAGCTGCGCGGCAGCGGCGTGCGGGCCACGCTCGTCTCACCCGGCCCGGTGGACACCTCCCTCTGGGACCCCATCGATCCCGACAACCAGGCCGGCTTCACGCCACGCGCGGCCATGCTGCCGGCGACGGCGGTGGCGGATGCGATCTGGTATGCACTCTCGCGGCCCGCGGACGTGAACATCGACGAGCTGCGGCTGTCGCGGAGCTGA
- a CDS encoding long-chain fatty acid--CoA ligase — translation MAVPSAAIDTAARHGTLVVHRGPPRPEPGTLTRLFLDAVATFSKPAALRYKADGAWRDISHADLLVRVRRASLALQELGLARGDRVAILSENRPEWAIADYACLMAGLADVPIYPTLPAEQMVHILNDSGAVVLFVSTPEQAAKIARIRPDLPALKTVISFCAPTPQGCDLTMTDLMARGEQVDTPDRASQWQAAALATQPDDLATLIYTSGTTGLPKGVMLTHDNLYSNVFASLPVLQPQDDDVALSFLPLSHIFERMAGHYMMFAGGCTIAYAESIDAVAANLGEVRPTILSSVPRIYEKLYARIMEGGNAGSGLKRAIFHWALGVADQWADAYLAKRAPGPVLAGQYALAQTLVFSKIKARIGGRLRVACSGGAPLAATINKFFVATGLTLVEGYGLTETSPVISVNRLDNIRVGTVGELVAGVEVAIAADGEILTRGPSVMKGYYRNPEATAEAIDGDGWFHTGDIGTMQDGFLRITDRKKDIIVTAGGKNIAPQPIENRVVTNAMVSQAVMLGDQRKFPVMLVVPDWDALLRWAAHKGITSTDRRALLTDPRVIEKMDREVRGELQGLAKFEAPKKIALLEREFTIDGGELTPSLKIKRRVINEKFRGLIDALYADPSSGD, via the coding sequence ATGGCAGTTCCCAGCGCCGCAATCGACACCGCAGCGCGCCACGGCACGCTGGTGGTGCATCGGGGTCCCCCGCGCCCGGAGCCGGGCACGCTGACGCGTCTCTTCCTCGATGCCGTCGCCACCTTCTCGAAGCCGGCGGCACTGCGGTACAAGGCTGACGGCGCGTGGCGCGACATCTCGCATGCCGACCTGCTGGTGCGGGTGCGACGGGCCTCGCTGGCGCTGCAGGAACTCGGGCTCGCCCGCGGCGACCGCGTGGCGATCCTGAGCGAGAACCGCCCCGAATGGGCGATCGCCGACTACGCCTGCCTCATGGCCGGCCTCGCCGACGTGCCGATCTACCCCACGCTGCCGGCCGAGCAGATGGTGCACATCCTGAACGACAGCGGCGCGGTGGTGCTGTTCGTCTCGACGCCGGAGCAGGCGGCGAAGATCGCACGCATCCGCCCCGACCTGCCGGCGCTGAAGACCGTGATCAGCTTCTGCGCACCCACGCCGCAGGGCTGCGACCTGACGATGACGGACCTGATGGCGCGCGGCGAGCAGGTGGACACGCCGGACCGCGCGTCGCAGTGGCAGGCCGCGGCACTGGCCACGCAGCCCGACGACCTGGCGACGCTGATCTACACCTCCGGCACCACCGGGCTGCCGAAGGGCGTGATGCTCACGCACGACAACCTCTACTCGAACGTGTTCGCGTCGCTGCCCGTGTTGCAGCCGCAGGACGACGACGTGGCGCTGAGCTTCCTGCCGCTGTCGCACATCTTCGAGCGGATGGCCGGCCACTACATGATGTTCGCCGGCGGGTGCACCATCGCCTATGCCGAGTCGATCGACGCGGTGGCAGCCAACCTGGGTGAGGTGCGCCCCACGATCCTCAGCTCGGTGCCGCGCATCTACGAGAAGTTGTACGCGCGCATCATGGAGGGCGGGAACGCCGGCTCGGGGCTCAAGCGCGCGATCTTCCACTGGGCGCTGGGGGTGGCCGACCAGTGGGCCGACGCCTACCTCGCCAAGCGCGCCCCGGGGCCGGTGCTGGCCGGGCAGTACGCGCTGGCGCAGACGCTGGTGTTCAGCAAGATCAAGGCACGCATCGGCGGTCGCCTGCGGGTGGCCTGCAGCGGCGGCGCGCCACTGGCGGCGACGATCAACAAGTTCTTCGTCGCCACCGGCCTCACGCTGGTGGAAGGCTACGGCCTGACCGAGACGAGCCCGGTGATCTCGGTCAACCGGCTCGACAACATCCGGGTCGGCACGGTGGGCGAGCTCGTGGCGGGCGTCGAGGTGGCGATCGCCGCCGACGGCGAGATCCTCACCCGCGGCCCGAGCGTGATGAAGGGGTACTACCGCAACCCCGAGGCGACGGCCGAGGCGATCGATGGCGACGGCTGGTTCCACACCGGCGACATCGGCACCATGCAGGACGGCTTCCTCCGCATCACCGACCGCAAGAAGGACATCATCGTGACCGCCGGCGGCAAGAACATCGCGCCGCAGCCGATCGAGAACCGCGTGGTCACCAACGCGATGGTGAGCCAGGCGGTGATGCTCGGCGACCAGCGGAAGTTCCCGGTGATGCTGGTGGTGCCGGACTGGGATGCCCTGCTCCGCTGGGCGGCGCACAAGGGCATCACCTCCACCGACCGCCGCGCGCTGCTCACGGACCCGCGGGTCATCGAGAAGATGGACCGCGAGGTCCGTGGTGAGCTGCAGGGGCTGGCGAAGTTCGAGGCGCCGAAGAAGATCGCCCTGCTCGAGCGCGAGTTCACCATCGACGGCGGCGAGCTCACGCCGTCGCTCAAGATCAAGCGCCGCGTGATCAACGAGAAGTTCCGCGGGCTGATCGACGCGCTCTACGCCGATCCATCATCTGGCGATTAG
- a CDS encoding ParA family protein: protein MTPEQPLGRVLAVVSQKGGVGKTTTAVNLAAAFARHGLKTLIVDVDPQGAVRYGVGLRKGHPTVGFADYLRGDVPLRDIILPTQLPWLRAMLVGSVIDGVEHDDYIRRATETQQLAQLLRVARERCHVVVVDTPPGLGGIVRAVLSLSQHVIVPLQCEPLAVQTTPQVLRGIQDALRSNDQLALEGVLLTMYQAGNSVSERTAQYIRQHLPPNLVYDLTIPRSMAAADAFAAGVPVVLRNPSDPAALAYTNLAHLLAEHFA, encoded by the coding sequence ATGACGCCTGAACAGCCGCTCGGCCGCGTCCTCGCGGTCGTCAGCCAGAAGGGCGGGGTCGGCAAGACGACCACGGCGGTGAACCTCGCGGCCGCGTTCGCGCGCCACGGGCTGAAGACGTTGATCGTGGATGTCGATCCGCAGGGGGCGGTGCGGTACGGCGTCGGCCTGCGGAAGGGCCACCCGACGGTCGGATTCGCCGACTACCTGCGCGGCGACGTCCCGCTGCGCGACATCATCCTGCCCACGCAGCTCCCATGGCTGCGGGCGATGCTCGTCGGCAGCGTGATCGACGGCGTGGAGCACGACGACTACATCCGCCGCGCCACCGAGACGCAGCAGCTCGCCCAGCTCCTGCGCGTGGCCCGGGAGCGCTGCCACGTGGTCGTGGTGGACACGCCGCCTGGCCTGGGCGGGATCGTGCGTGCCGTGCTCAGCCTCAGCCAGCACGTGATCGTGCCGCTGCAGTGCGAGCCCCTCGCCGTCCAGACCACGCCGCAGGTGCTCCGCGGCATCCAGGATGCCCTGCGCTCGAATGATCAACTGGCGCTGGAAGGGGTATTGCTGACCATGTACCAGGCTGGCAACTCCGTCAGCGAGCGCACCGCGCAGTACATCCGCCAGCACCTGCCGCCGAACCTCGTGTACGATCTCACGATCCCCCGCTCGATGGCTGCCGCCGACGCCTTTGCTGCCGGCGTGCCGGTGGTGCTGCGCAACCCGAGCGATCCCGCGGCACTCGCCTACACGAACCTCGCGCACCTGCTCGCGGAGCACTTCGCGTGA
- a CDS encoding tetratricopeptide repeat protein yields the protein MTFLRRVSDGVSRLLGGHPTARELGASRPDFVAEGMSLEKVNDLDGALTSYRLALRTSPDDPRILLNMAIVFTKSGRMDEAVRAYRKILESEPTHPGANYGIAFLLSKKGDVDAAIQHLETFLVAAPSGGDSARWIGHAQATLRTLRGEPAEAEPVAEAGESAAPVDTPVRLVSLRELLDEEDLVDDRLKATGTDGLRHGNDA from the coding sequence ATGACGTTCTTGCGCCGTGTCTCCGACGGAGTGTCCCGCCTGCTGGGCGGCCACCCCACCGCGCGCGAACTGGGTGCGAGTCGACCCGATTTCGTCGCCGAAGGAATGTCGCTGGAAAAGGTGAACGACCTCGACGGTGCGCTGACATCCTATCGGCTCGCGCTACGGACGAGCCCGGATGACCCGCGGATCCTGCTGAACATGGCGATCGTGTTCACCAAGTCCGGTCGGATGGACGAGGCGGTCCGCGCCTACCGGAAGATCCTCGAGTCGGAGCCCACCCACCCGGGCGCCAACTACGGCATCGCCTTCCTGCTCTCGAAGAAGGGCGACGTGGACGCCGCCATCCAGCACCTCGAGACCTTCCTCGTCGCGGCCCCGTCGGGAGGCGACAGCGCCCGATGGATCGGACACGCCCAGGCCACGCTCCGCACCCTGCGCGGGGAACCTGCCGAGGCGGAGCCGGTGGCGGAGGCCGGCGAGTCGGCGGCCCCGGTGGACACCCCCGTGCGCCTGGTCTCGCTGCGGGAGCTGCTCGACGAGGAGGACCTGGTCGATGACCGCCTGAAGGCCACCGGCACCGACGGGCTCCGTCACGGGAATGACGCCTGA
- the ligA gene encoding NAD-dependent DNA ligase LigA produces the protein MAKPTPGATDAATRAAALRAQLTRASHEYYVQDRPTLSDAEYDLLFRELQDLEQAHPALRVPDSPTQRVGAEPQSALPKHAHRVPMLSLDNAFDDAELEAWGERVRKLAGDAVDAAGFSCELKIDGAAVSLTYRDGLLVTGATRGSGTVGEDVTPNLRTMHDIPLRLHTDTPPAFIEIRGEVYFPFSRFERMNEERIRDGEPVFANPRNAAAGALRQLDPRITARRPLRFFGYAAVHPDGAAALPFATQDALLTALAAWGVPVAPHRVVLRTLAEVHSWAARVETEWRAAIDFAIDGAVVKVNALPLQEELGEVSGRVPRWAIARKFAPDIAETTLLDIRVNVGRTGSLNPYAVLEAVEIGGTTVRMATLHNFDLIAAKDLRVGDRVLVRRAGEVIPQVIGPVPEQRSVSDPPVPCVAPAACPSCGTAVRRDEDEVALYCPNVACPGRLLESLVHFTSVDAMDIRGLSYARIEQMVQAGLVHDAADFYALTAEQILPLERMAAKSAEKLVAAIDASRAQPLSRLLNALGIRHVGAVAAQLLARRFGSIEALQAAALDEIMAVRGIGDVIAQSVREFLDDPAARALVRKLVAARVQVTEPEEHGGDGALNGLTVVLTGTLPTLSRTEATAVVERAGGRVTSSVSKNTSFLVAGEEAGSKLEKARALGVAVIDEAELLRRAGGG, from the coding sequence ATGGCGAAACCCACTCCCGGTGCCACCGACGCCGCCACCCGCGCCGCGGCGCTGCGTGCGCAGCTCACGCGCGCCAGCCACGAGTACTACGTGCAGGACCGGCCGACGCTCAGCGACGCCGAGTACGACCTGCTGTTCCGCGAGCTGCAGGACCTCGAGCAGGCGCACCCGGCGCTGCGCGTGCCCGACTCCCCCACGCAGCGCGTGGGCGCCGAGCCCCAGTCGGCGCTGCCGAAGCATGCCCACCGCGTGCCGATGCTGTCGCTCGACAACGCGTTCGACGATGCCGAGCTCGAGGCGTGGGGCGAGCGGGTGCGGAAGCTGGCCGGCGACGCGGTGGACGCTGCGGGTTTCAGCTGCGAGCTGAAGATCGACGGGGCCGCCGTGTCGCTGACGTACCGCGACGGGCTGCTGGTGACCGGGGCAACGCGGGGCAGCGGCACGGTGGGTGAGGACGTGACGCCGAACCTGCGCACGATGCACGACATCCCGCTCCGGCTCCACACCGACACGCCACCGGCGTTCATCGAGATCCGGGGCGAGGTGTACTTCCCGTTCAGTCGCTTCGAGCGCATGAACGAGGAGCGGATCCGCGACGGCGAGCCGGTGTTCGCGAACCCGCGCAACGCGGCGGCCGGCGCGCTGCGCCAGCTCGACCCGCGGATCACCGCCCGACGCCCGCTGCGGTTCTTCGGATACGCGGCCGTGCATCCCGATGGCGCCGCCGCCCTGCCCTTCGCCACCCAGGACGCGCTGCTGACGGCCCTCGCGGCGTGGGGCGTGCCGGTGGCGCCGCATCGCGTGGTGCTCCGCACGCTGGCCGAGGTGCATTCGTGGGCGGCGCGGGTGGAGACGGAGTGGCGCGCCGCGATCGACTTCGCCATCGACGGCGCGGTGGTGAAGGTCAACGCGCTGCCGCTGCAGGAGGAGCTGGGCGAGGTGAGCGGCCGCGTGCCGCGCTGGGCGATCGCGCGGAAGTTCGCGCCCGACATCGCCGAGACCACCCTGCTCGACATCCGCGTGAACGTGGGTCGCACCGGTTCACTGAATCCGTACGCCGTGCTGGAGGCGGTGGAGATCGGGGGCACCACCGTCCGGATGGCGACGCTCCACAACTTCGACCTGATCGCGGCGAAGGACCTGCGCGTGGGCGACCGGGTGCTGGTGCGGCGCGCGGGCGAGGTGATCCCGCAGGTGATCGGTCCGGTGCCCGAGCAGCGCAGCGTGTCCGATCCCCCGGTGCCGTGCGTGGCACCGGCGGCCTGCCCGTCATGCGGCACGGCGGTGCGTCGCGACGAGGACGAGGTGGCGCTGTACTGCCCGAACGTGGCCTGCCCGGGGCGCCTGCTCGAGTCGCTGGTGCACTTCACCAGCGTGGACGCGATGGACATCCGTGGGCTGAGCTACGCGCGCATCGAGCAGATGGTGCAGGCGGGGCTGGTGCACGACGCGGCGGATTTCTACGCACTGACCGCGGAGCAGATCCTGCCACTGGAGCGGATGGCCGCGAAGAGTGCCGAGAAGCTGGTGGCGGCCATCGACGCGTCGCGCGCGCAGCCGCTCTCGCGCCTGCTCAACGCGCTCGGGATCCGGCACGTGGGGGCGGTGGCGGCGCAGCTGCTGGCGCGGCGTTTCGGCAGCATCGAGGCGCTGCAGGCGGCGGCGCTGGACGAGATCATGGCGGTGCGCGGGATCGGCGACGTGATCGCGCAGTCGGTGCGCGAGTTCCTGGACGACCCGGCGGCGCGGGCGCTGGTGCGGAAGCTCGTGGCGGCGCGGGTGCAGGTGACCGAGCCCGAGGAACATGGGGGCGACGGGGCGCTGAACGGGTTGACGGTGGTGCTCACCGGCACGTTGCCGACGCTCTCGCGGACGGAGGCGACGGCGGTGGTGGAGCGTGCGGGGGGACGTGTGACGAGCAGCGTGTCGAAGAACACGTCGTTCCTGGTGGCGGGCGAGGAGGCTGGCTCGAAGCTGGAGAAGGCGCGCGCGCTGGGGGTCGCGGTGATCGACGAGGCCGAGTTGCTGCGGCGCGCCGGCGGGGGCTGA
- a CDS encoding YtxH domain-containing protein, with the protein MIYEEDEVTEDTGAEMQETAHDEGASTSTVALAVLAGAAIGAAVALMLAPKSGQEVRRVIRKRAQGLRETAGNLIDDTSEDLSRELRRRGRQIRRRLDRMA; encoded by the coding sequence ATGATCTACGAAGAGGATGAAGTGACCGAGGACACCGGCGCCGAGATGCAGGAGACAGCGCATGACGAGGGCGCGTCCACCAGCACCGTGGCGCTGGCCGTGCTGGCCGGTGCGGCCATCGGCGCTGCCGTCGCGCTCATGCTGGCGCCGAAGAGCGGCCAGGAAGTGCGCCGCGTGATCCGCAAGCGTGCGCAGGGGCTGCGCGAGACTGCCGGCAACCTGATCGACGACACGAGTGAGGACCTGAGTCGCGAGCTGCGCCGTCGTGGCCGCCAGATCCGCCGTCGCCTGGACCGGATGGCCTGA
- a CDS encoding thymidine phosphorylase → MILRELIERKRDGGRLTDEELCEVADAAARGTVPEYQLAALLMAIYFRGLDAAETRALTAAMLASGDVLRRPAGAPPWIDKHSTGGVGDKTSLILAPLLAAVGVAVPMMSGRGLGHTGGTLDKLESIPGFRTDLSLAAAAAQLDRLGCALIGQTAEIAPADRRLYALRDATATVECVQLIAASIMSKKLAEGLTGLVLDVKTGSGAFLPDLDRGLELARTMIALGSAAGVPVVTLVTAMDRPLGAACGNALEVVECIDVLRGGGPEDLWTVTEALAIEMLRLARPTLTVDAARVTLRAAIDDGSALARFREIVEAQGGDVSCIDDPSRLPVAPCIGVVPALRDGVVHAIPPRPVGHAIIALGGGRTRTDDVVDPSVGIVFRVRVGDRVTAGAPLATVHAATPSALEAAVARVQDIVVLGDGPPAGILPWVSHRVTAAGVERLA, encoded by the coding sequence ATGATCCTTCGTGAACTGATCGAGCGCAAGCGAGATGGCGGCCGGCTCACGGACGAGGAACTCTGCGAGGTGGCCGACGCGGCCGCCCGCGGCACCGTGCCGGAGTACCAGCTCGCCGCCCTGCTGATGGCGATCTACTTCCGCGGGCTGGATGCGGCAGAGACGCGTGCACTCACCGCGGCCATGCTCGCCAGCGGCGACGTGCTCCGACGACCAGCCGGCGCGCCCCCGTGGATCGACAAACACTCCACCGGCGGTGTCGGCGACAAGACGTCACTGATCCTCGCCCCGCTGCTGGCCGCGGTGGGCGTGGCCGTGCCGATGATGTCGGGTCGCGGCCTGGGGCACACCGGCGGCACCCTCGACAAGCTCGAAAGCATTCCCGGCTTCCGCACCGACCTCTCGCTGGCCGCCGCCGCCGCACAGCTCGACCGGCTCGGCTGCGCGCTGATCGGGCAGACTGCCGAGATCGCCCCGGCGGACCGTCGCCTCTATGCGTTGCGGGACGCCACCGCGACGGTGGAGTGCGTGCAGCTCATCGCGGCCAGCATCATGAGCAAGAAGCTGGCGGAAGGGCTGACCGGACTGGTGCTGGACGTGAAGACCGGCAGCGGCGCGTTCCTGCCCGATCTCGACCGCGGCCTGGAACTGGCCCGGACGATGATCGCACTCGGCAGCGCTGCCGGCGTGCCGGTGGTGACCCTGGTGACCGCCATGGACCGGCCGCTGGGCGCCGCCTGCGGCAACGCGCTCGAGGTGGTGGAGTGCATCGACGTGCTGCGGGGGGGCGGGCCGGAAGACCTCTGGACGGTGACCGAGGCGCTGGCGATCGAGATGCTGCGGCTGGCGCGGCCGACGCTGACCGTCGACGCGGCGCGCGTCACGCTGCGGGCCGCGATCGACGATGGCTCGGCGCTGGCCCGGTTCCGCGAGATCGTGGAGGCCCAGGGAGGCGATGTCTCGTGCATCGACGACCCGTCGCGGCTGCCGGTCGCACCCTGCATCGGGGTGGTGCCGGCACTCCGCGATGGTGTGGTGCACGCCATTCCGCCGCGGCCGGTTGGGCACGCGATCATCGCGCTGGGTGGCGGCCGGACCAGGACGGATGACGTCGTGGATCCGTCGGTCGGGATCGTCTTCAGGGTGCGGGTGGGTGACCGGGTGACGGCCGGCGCGCCGCTGGCGACCGTGCATGCCGCCACACCGTCGGCGCTGGAGGCGGCCGTGGCCCGGGTGCAGGACATCGTGGTGCTGGGTGATGGGCCGCCCGCCGGGATCCTGCCCTGGGTGAGCCACCGCGTGACCGCTGCCGGCGTGGAGCGGCTCGCGTAG